One genomic region from Tripterygium wilfordii isolate XIE 37 chromosome 20, ASM1340144v1, whole genome shotgun sequence encodes:
- the LOC119987568 gene encoding histone deacetylase 5, translated as MEEAKSEPRVGIVYDGRMCKHDTPDGDDHPENPNRIRAIWNKLLTNNIPQRCVVLNAKEAEEKHLTYVHSRNHVNLIRNISSKQFDSRRNKIASKLNSIYFNEGSSESAFLAAGSVVEVAEKVAKGELDSAFAIVRPPGHHAEHTEAMGFCLFNNVAVAASFLLNERPELGIKKILIVDWDVHHGNGTQKMFWRDPRVLFFSVHRHEFGNFYPCNDDGAYTNVGEGPGAGYNVNVPWENGRCGDADYLAVWDHILVPIAKEFDPDMILVSAGFDAAVGDPLGGCCITPYGYSVMLKKLMDFAKGKIVLALEGGYNLNSIANSALACMEVLLEDKPVTGSSEAHPFESTWRIIQAVRQELSTFWPTVADELPTKLTSQVASQLLLEISSSDSENEDEKSLDHVSDNSVEVNFVTSFGSLKVQDNHDRVANASTNWRLELSKIDIWYASFGSNMWIPRILCYIRGGQVEGMNGACPGSMDRNPPKETLWRILPHRLFFGHSSTRTWGPGGVAFLNPESKIQDKTYMCLHKITLEQFNDILLQENCLSDHDMSFPLFDLTALNSVIKEKSISMEVLKKGWYHNVVYLGEEGNIPILTMTCPLSDVESFKAGKLPLCAPSKEYANTLIRGLVEGEQLSEEEAVAYIEKSSTTPL; from the exons ATGGAAGAAGCGAAAAGTGAGCCGCGAGTGGGGATCGTCTACGACGGGAGGATGTGTAAGCATGACACACCCGACGGCGATGACCATCCCGAAAACCCCAATCGCATTCGAGCTATTTGGAACAAGCTGTTAACCAACAATATCCCTCAGAG ATGTGTGGTTTTGAACGCGAAAGAAGCGGAGGAGAAACATCTAACGTATGTTCACTCCAGGAATCACGTGAATTTGATTAGAAATATAAGCTCCAAACAGTTTGATTCGCGGAGGAACAAAATTGCATCCAAATTGAACTCCATATATTTCAACGAAGGGTCGTCAGAATCTGCATTTTTGGCTGCTGGCTCTGTTGTTGAG GTTGCTGAGAAAGTAGCTAAAGGGGAATTGGACTCTGCTTTCGCTATTGTTAGGCCGCCTGGGCATCATGCGGAGCACACTGAAGCAATGGGATTCTGTTTGTTCAATAATGTGGCTGTTGCAGCAAGTTTTCTGTTAAATGAAAGA CCGGAGTTGGGTATTAAGAAAATCTTGATTGTTGATTGGGATGTCCATCATGGTAATGGTACACAAAAGATGTTCTGGAGGGATCCTCGTGTTTTATTCTTTTCGGTTCATAG aCATGAGTTTGGGAACTTTTATCCATGTAATGACGATGGCGCTTACACGAATGTTGGAGAAGGACCAGGAGCTGGATATAATGTTAATGTTCCTTGGGAGAATGGACGATGTGGGGATGCAGATTATCTGGCTGTTTGGGATCATATCTTGGTTCCCATTGCTAAGGAATTTGATCCTGACATGATATTAGTCTCTGCAGGATTTGATGCAG CTGTTGGAGATCCTCTAGGGGGTTGTTGCATCACCCCATATGGTTACTCTGTTATGCTGAAAAAG CTGATGGATTTTGCCAAGGGTAAGATTGTTTTGGCATTAGAAGGTGGGTACAACCTTAACTCAATTGCAAATTCTGCCCTTGCGTGCATGGAAGTATTGTTAGAAGACAAGCCAGTCACTGGTTCTTCAGAGGCCCATCCATTTGAGTCCACGTGGCGTATAATACAAGCG GTCCGCCAGGAGCTAAGTACTTTCTGGCCGACCGTTGCTGACGAACTACCAACAAAGTTAACGAGTCAAGTAGCCTCTCAATTG CTCTTGGAGATCTCGAGTTCTGATTCTGAAAATGAAGATGAGAAATCCCTGGATCATGTGTCGGACAATAGTGTGGAGGTTAATTTTGTAACATCCTTTGGGAGCCTGAAAGTTCAAGATAATCATG ATCGAGTTGCTAATGCATCTACTAACTGGAGATTGGAGCTTTCCAAGATAGACATTTGGTATGCTTCTTTTGGATCAAACATGTGGATACCAAGAATCCTCTGTTATATAAGAGGTGGACAG GTGGAAGGAATGAACGGGGCATGTCCTGGATCAATGGACAGAAACCCTCCAAAAGAAACCTTGTGGAGAATTTTACCCCACCGTTTATTCTTTGGTCATAGCTCTACTAGGACATGGGGTCCTGGAGGTGTTGCTTTCCTTAATCCTGAAAGTAAAATTCAGGATAAAACTTACATGTGCCTGCATAAAATTAC ATTGGAGCAGTTCAATGACATTTTACTACAAGAAAATTGTCTTTCAGACCATGACATGAGTTTTCCTTTGTTTGATCTTACCGCTTTGAACTCAGTCATAAAGGAAAAGTCCATTTCTATGGAGGTTCTTAAG AAGGGTTGGTACCATAATGTTGTTTATCTGGGAGAGGAGGGCAATATACCTATATTGACTATGAC GTGCCCACTTTCGGATGTTGAAAGCTTCAAAGCCGGCAAGCTTCCTTTGTGTGCACCTAGCAAAGAGTATGCTAACACCTTGATAAGAGGTCTTGTAGAAGGAGAACAGCTCTCAGAAGAAGAAGCGGTTGCTTACATAGAGAAATCTTCTACCACACCATTGTGA
- the LOC119987476 gene encoding transcription factor TCP17 encodes MITSSRGKALEAKEEEGDTNNNRFDSQYSLNKPLSSSTRQWSEYSKNPRIVRVSRSFGGKDRHSKVCTIRGLRDRRIRLSVPTAIQLYDLQEKLGLGQPSKVIDWLIDAAKSDIDGLPPLQLPLGFGTQFHHQQMLLNPHDYSSSSFSQSSSFAPLFSFDTNSSTLSKEGLDKDHRDATGKSRYYNWDFDASLRGKSKEVVNGDHEEAQEHRVSGFAGHQVQASTQKFFPVTGVFNSDPYHNWEPSNLSLSQFGNHEFQSQGGESSINNNNPNPMLLPLSLPLPPSHLFFGPSGTTISPIIHHPPFVTTPPIENQSRETNHFSLLTSNNSSENFVPGSRTIGLPEKHFPFNVEPGFLQHLHNQRERHPGNDSTRP; translated from the coding sequence ATGATTACAAGCTCAAGAGGAAAAGCCCTTGAAGCCAAGGAAGAAGAAGGTGACACCAACAACAATAGGTTTGATAGCCAGTACTCTCTCAACAAACCATTATCATCCAGCACAAGGCAGTGGTCAGAGTATTCAAAGAACCCGAGAATAGTCCGCGTTTCGCGTTCTTTCGGAGGCAAAGACAGGCACAGCAAGGTTTGCACCATAAGGGGATTGAGGGACAGAAGGATTAGGCTTTCAGTACCAACAGCTATTCAACTTTATGATCTTCAAGAAAAGCTTGGTCTTGGTCAGCCTAGTAAGGTCATAGATTGGTTAATTGATGCCGCTAAGAGTGATATTGATGGTCTCCCACCACTCCAATTGCCTCTTGGATTTGGTACTCAATTTCATCATCAACAAATGCTACTTAATCCTCATGACTACTCAAGTAGTAGTTTCtctcaatcttcttcttttgctcCATTATTCAGCTTTGACACAAATTCTAGTACTCTTAGCAAGGAAGGGCTTGATAAAGATCATCGCGACGCAACAGGAAAGTCTAGGTATTATAATTGGGATTTTGATGCTTCATTGAGAGGGAAAAGCAAGGAAGTTGTAAATGGTGATCATGAGGAAGCTCAAGAGCATAGAGTTTCGGGTTTTGCTGGACATCAGGTACAAGCCTCGACTCAAAAGTTCTTTCCGGTGACCGGAGTTTTTAATTCCGACCCCTATCATAATTGGGAACCTTCAAATTTGTCCTTGTCTCAATTTGGAAACCATGAATTTCAATCCCAAGGAGGAGAGAGTTCAATCAACAACAATAACCCTAACCCTATGTTGTTGCCATTATCATTGCCACTCCCTCCTTCTCATTTGTTTTTCGGTCCGAGTGGGACAACAATTTCACCTATTATTCATCATCCTCCTTTTGTTACCACTCCTCCCATAGAGAATCAATCAAGAGAAACTAACCATTTCTCATTGTTGACCTCAAATAATAGTTCAGAAAATTTCGTACCTGGTTCTCGGACAATTGGCTTGCCAGAAAAACATTTCCCGTTCAACGTGGAGCCTGGATTTCTTCAGCATTTACACAATCAAAGAGAGAGGCATCCTGGTAATGACAGTACTCGTCCCTGA
- the LOC119987085 gene encoding protein LONGIFOLIA 1-like produces MAAKLLHSLADENPDLQKQIGCMTGIFQIFDRHHTLTGRRLNQKRLPPAQGDYHLNSGNFEGESFNANGRQGTTDVGLNKGVNEKQRFSTESSRASFSSSCSSPSSTFDCNKTAQPETSSFDRTISHEAPLRDPVMNQLSSSPYFGRQSVDLRDVVKDSMNREMRGLQVKTKEEAVNQPVRHRDSPRPFQPSVDMSHEVGINGKHNVPADIKESLRVLAKLREAPWYHNEARELPRSSYEAKDGSWHSITKDAPRFSYDGRERNHLSFESRDTFKFNPKAKELPRLSLDSRERSMQGSTSNSKPNYLSSNLHSSGNSNDRAFNAQSSEIQKRPPSVVAKLMGLEALPDSTSACDSQLGSSKVGQVEHNDRVTSSLKINDLNRPIRIPKSPRNLSKDPTSPRWKTADVVMKPKSSSRVPIEPAPWRQLDGIRCSQRPSVRPVKVPAAMPNSFPSVYSEIEKRLKNLEFKQSGNDLRALKQILEAMQAKGLLESRIEEQASNFGIQKDCEPKCTSPSQNLRFPSQRNPERNHHISSTIKACDSFETYESPIVIMKPAKLIEKSGIPESSLISVDHFASLNKLPSGVSVEGKKISTTNRTAKDQSSKNLNSDKRASSRNVKSTQSLARAQQLPKESVSSSVKSTGSVSPRLQQKKLELEKRSRPPTPPSDSNRPRRQSQRQPMESDSPGGKMRLKSSNSQPSDDQLSQISNDSRTSSHLGDGLPLQLDMNVILESKTDLEASCNEYSAEISSQSPSMKAAKNLKPSSRLEDDGSLAELPAVGLEHRSPVSVLDTSVYRDDTLSPVKQTPNELKVNVVQDTKDSCREYHWSPVDDCLSNAVGSGIVSEISRKKLQNVENLVQKLTRLNSTHDEARTDYIASLCENTNPDHRYISEILLASGLLLRDLGSGLSTFQLHPSGHPINPELFLVLEQTKASSLLSKDEFSPGNFSYIKPDHERFQRKLIFDAVNEILVRKSSLIGISPEPWLKSDKLATKTLSAQRLLKELCLEIEQLQANKSLCSLEDEEDGLKSILWEDVTCRSENWTDFNGEVPSVVLDVERLIFKDLVDEIVRGEAASLPSKPGRRRQLFAK; encoded by the exons atGGCTGCAAAACTCCTGCATTCTTTAGCGGATGAAAACCCAGATTTGCAGAAGCAAATAGGATGTATGACAGGGATTTTTCAAATCTTCGATCGCCACCATACCCTCACTGGCCGGCGTCTGAATCAAAAGAGGCTTCCCCCTGCCCAAG GTGATTACCATTTAAATAGTGGCAACTTCGAAGGAGAATCGTTTAATGCAAATGGTCGTCAGGGAACTACT GATGTGGGTTTAAACAAAGGTGTGAATGAGAAGCAAAGATTTTCGACAGAATCATCAAGAGCCTCTTTCTCATCCTCTTGTTCATCTCCGTCATCCACTTTTGACTGTAACAAAACTGCTCAGCCAGAAACCTCTTCCTTTGACAGAACCATATCTCATGAAGCTCCCTTACGAGATCCAGTGATGAATCAACTAAGTTCCTCTCCATATTTTGGGCGGCAGTCTGTTGATCTTAGAGATGTGGTGAAGGATTCTATGAATAGAGAAATGagagggctgcaagttaaaacAAAAGAGGAAGCTGTAAACCAGCCTGTTAGACACAGGGATTCTCCAAGGCCATTTCAGCCATCTGTGGATATGTCTCATGAAGTTGGGATTAATGGAAAGCACAATGTTCCTGCTGATATAAAGGAGTCCCTCAGAGTTCTGGCTAAACTTAGAGAAGCTCCTTGGTACCATAATGAAGCTAGAGAACTTCCAAGATCATCGTATGAAGCAAAAGACGGATCTTGGCACTCAATAACAAAGGATGCTCCTCGTTTTTCTTACGATGGGCGAGAGAGAAATCATTTATCTTTCGAATCACGAGATACTTTCAAATTTAATCCGAAAGCAAAAGAGCTTCCCAGACTTTCACTTGACAGCCGAGAACGGTCAATGCAAGGATCCACCTCCAATTCAAAACCAAATTACCTGTCTAGTAACTTACACAGCAGTGGCAACTCAAATGACAGAGCCTTTAATGCACAATCCTCAGAGATTCAGAAGCGACCTCCTAGTGTGGTAGCCAAGTTGATGGGATTGGAAGCATTACCAGATTCAACCTCAGCTTGTGATAGTCAGTTGGGTTCATCTAAAGTTGGTCAGGTTGAACATAATGATCGTGTCACAAGTTCACTAAAAATAAATGACTTAAACCGGCCAATCCGGATTCCTAAGTCCCCAAGAAATTTGTCCAAAGATCCGACATCACCACGGTGGAAAACTGCTGATGTGGTCATGAAACCCAAATCAAGTTCTAGAGTTCCAATTGAACCTGCACCGTGGAGGCAGCTTGATGGAATTCGATGTTCTCAAAGACCATCGGTCAGGCCTGTAAAAGTTCCAGCCGCGATGCCAAACTCTTTCCCTTCTGTTTACAGTGAGATCGAGAAGAGGTTGAAGAATCTTGAATTTAAACAATCAGGAAACGATCTCAGAGCTCTAAAACAGATACTGGAAGCAATGCAAGCGAAGGGTCTCCTGGAGAGCAGAATTGAAGAACAAGCATCAAATTTTGGAATACAAAAGGACTGTGAGCCAAAGTGTACGAGTCCCAGTCAAAATCTGAGATTCCCGAGCCAACGAAACCCCGAGAGAAATCATCATATTTCCTCCACAATCAAAGCTTGTGACTCTTTTGAGACATATGAATCCCCAATTGTGATCATGAAACCAGCGAAACTGATTGAGAAATCTGGCATTCCTGAATCCTCTTTGATTTCGGTTGATCATTTTGCCAGCCTCAATAAACTACCAAGCGGGGTTTCAGTAGAAGGGAAgaagatttcaactactaatcGAACAGCTAAAGATCAGTCTTCTAAAAACTTGAACAGTGATAAGAGAGCCAGTAGCAGGAATGTAAAATCAACACAGTCACTGGCAAGAGCTCAGCAATTGCCGAAAGAAAGCGTCTCGAGTTCCGTAAAGAGCACAGGATCTGTAAGCCCAAGACTGCAACAGAAGAAGCTGGAGTTGGAGAAGCGATCTCGTCCACCTACCCCTCCATCTGATTCAAACAGACCTAGAAGGCAATCCCAAAGGCAGCCAATGGAATCAGACTCCCCTGGTGGAAAAATGAGACTCAAATCTTCGAATTCCCAACCAAGTGATGACCAGCTGAGTCAGATAAGTAATGACTCAAGAACTTCAAGTCACCTGGGGGATGGCCTACCTCTACAATTAGACATGAATGTCATCCTTGAGTCAAAGACAGATTTGGAAGCTAGCTGCAATGAGTACTCCGCAGAGATCAGTAGCCAGAGTCCATCCATGAAAGCTGCCAAAAACCTG AAACCAAGTTCAAGGTTGGAAGACGATGGATCATTGGCGGAACTTCCTGCAGTGGGTCTTGAACATCGAAGTCCTGTGTCTGTCCTTGATACCTCAGTATATAGGGATGATACACTCTCTCCTGTGAAGCAGACACCAAATGAACTCAAAG TTAATGTTGTTCAAGATACCAAAGACAGTTGCAGAGAATATCATTGGAGCCCTGTAGATGATTGCTTATCTAATGCGGTGGGTTCTGGTATTGTATCGGAGATCAGTCGCAAGAAATTACAAAATGTAGAGAATTTGGTGCAAAAGCTTACAAGACTTAACTCCACCCATGATGAAGCAAGGACAGATTACATTGCATCCCTCTGTGAGAACACAAATCCAGATCACAGATACATTTCTGAAATACTGTTGGCTTCAGGCCTCTTACTTAGAGATCTTGGCTCTGGCCTGTCGACATTTCAGCTCCACCCATCCGGCCACCCCATTAACCCAGAGTTATTCCTTGTTTTGGAGCAAACCAAGGCAAGCTCATTGCTTTCGAAAGACGAATTCAGCCCTGGAAACTTTTCCTATATAAAGCCTGACCATGAGAGGTTTCAACGCAAACTCATATTCGATGCTGTAAACGAGATTCTTGTTAGAAAGTCATCTTTGATTGGGATCTCGCCAGAACCATGGTTGAAGTCAGATAAACTGGCAACGAAGACACTGAGTGCACAAAGGCTTCTGAAAGAATTATGTCTGGAGATAGAACAGCTTCAAGCCAACAAGTCACTCTGTAGCTTAGAAGATGAGGAGGATGGGTTGAAGAGCATCTTGTGGGAGGATGTAACGTGCCGCTCAGAAAATTGGACAGATTTTAATGGTGAGGTTCCGTCGGTAGTGTTAGATGTTGAGAGGTTAATCTTTAAGGATTTAGTTGATGAGATTGTGCGCGGTGAGGCAGCTAGCTTGCCAAGTAAACCAGGTAGGCGTCGCCAGCTCTTCGCGAAGTAG